Within the Staphylococcus warneri genome, the region CGAGTGAGGGGATTTGAGCAAATGTGTCAAAGTCATCAGTTGCCGGCCCCTGTCAGAATTTGTACTGAATTGTCTAAAGCTGGAGGACGTGATATTGCTACAAAACTGGTTGAGCATCACGTTACGGGTGTCTTTGCCATTAATGATGAATTAGCGATTGGTTGTATACGTGGTTTAACAGAATGTGGTAAATCAGTGCCGGATGATTTGTCGGTTGTTGGCTATGATGATATAGATATGGCAGGTTACATGACACCGGCACTCACAACCATTGCCCAATCGGTCGACGATATTGCTCATATCTCACTGCAATTAATTACCGATAAAATCAATGGCAGACCGCATGAAAATAAAAGAGTAGAACTTCCGACGCAATTGATGCAACGTGAAACGACCCGACAATTATCTTGATTGCCCCCAAATAAATACTGACGTTTATAAATAAGCCATACAATCAGTTATTGATAGGTATGGCTTTTTTACAGTGTGTTTGAGAAAGCGTATACATTTACAAATAGAAGTGCTATAATTTAGTAAAACGTTTTACTAAACGCAACAGATAAAAAATATATCAATAGAGGTGTTGAATCATGAATTTAGTTGCATTGTTAATTGGTTTAGGGCCATTAATCGGTTGGGGTCTATTTCCAACGATTACATCCAAATTTGGTGGTAAGCCGGTTAACCAAATTATAGGTGCTACAGTCGGTACGTTAATCTTTGCCTTTGTCTTCTTTATCTCCACAGGACACGGCTTCCCAACAGGCATGGATTTGTTTTTTGCATTATTATCAGGAGCTGGTTGGAGTTTCGGTCAAATTATGACATTTAAAGCATTTGAATATGTAGGGTCATCACGTGCCATGCCAGTTACAACGGCCTTCCAATTATTAGGGGCATCACTTTGGGGTGTCTTTGCATTAGGTAACTGGCCTGGTGTTACAAATAAAATCATCGGCTTTTTAGCGTTAGTAGTTATCTTGATTGGTGCTTGGATGACAGTTTGGAGTGAACACCCTGAAGCTACAAATAAAAACTTATTACGTAAAGCGGTAGTGATTTTAATCATTGGTGAAATTGGTTATTGGTTATATTCAGCAGCACCACAAGCTACAGACATCGGTGGTAAAGCAGCCTTCTTACCACAAGCGATTGGTATGGTGATTGTTGCAGTTATCTACGGACTAATGAAAATGAAAAATGGCAATCCATTTACTAATAAAGTGACATGGTTACAAATTATTTCTGGTTTCTTCTTTGCCTTTGCAGCATTGACTTATCTCATTTCTGCACAACCTAATATGAACGGTTTAGCGACTGGTTTCGTATTATCACAAACATCTGTAGTACTTGCGACATTAACTGGTATTTACTTCTTAAATCAACGTAAAACATCTAAAGAAATGTTAGTCACAGTGATTGGATTAGTTCTCATCTTAGTAGCTGCGACAGTTACAGTATTTATTAAATAATCAACTGGAGTGATATAAATGAAGAAAACAGCATTACTCAATAGTCATGTATCTAAAGCCATTGCGACAATCGGACACTATGACTTATTAACTGTCAATGATGCAGGCATGCCTATTCCTAATGACGATAGAAGAATTGATTTAGCAGTAACGAAAGAATTACCTAAATTTATTGATGTATTAGAAATAGTACTCTCAGAAATGAAAATCCAAAAAATCTATTTAGCTGAAGAAATTAAAACCAATAATGCAACTCAGTTAAAACAGATCAAAGCATTAATTGACGATGATGTTGAAATTGAATTTATTCCACACAGTGAAATGAAAGCATATTTAAGTCATCCATTAAATAAAGGTAACATTCGTACAGGTGAAATTACGCCATTTTCTAACATTATTTTGGAATCAAACGTGACATTTTAACATATAGAAATGGGGACATTGTTATGACAAATAAAGTCGTTATTCTAGGATCTACCAATGTGGATCAATTTTTAACAGTTGAGCGCTACGCTAAACCAGGGGAAACATTACATGTAGAAGAGGCACAAAAATCATATGGTGGCGGTAAAGGAGCAAACCAAGCCATTGCAACGGCACGTATGAAAGCTGATACGACATTCAT harbors:
- the rbsU gene encoding ribose/proton symporter RbsU — protein: MNLVALLIGLGPLIGWGLFPTITSKFGGKPVNQIIGATVGTLIFAFVFFISTGHGFPTGMDLFFALLSGAGWSFGQIMTFKAFEYVGSSRAMPVTTAFQLLGASLWGVFALGNWPGVTNKIIGFLALVVILIGAWMTVWSEHPEATNKNLLRKAVVILIIGEIGYWLYSAAPQATDIGGKAAFLPQAIGMVIVAVIYGLMKMKNGNPFTNKVTWLQIISGFFFAFAALTYLISAQPNMNGLATGFVLSQTSVVLATLTGIYFLNQRKTSKEMLVTVIGLVLILVAATVTVFIK
- the rbsD gene encoding D-ribose pyranase, coding for MKKTALLNSHVSKAIATIGHYDLLTVNDAGMPIPNDDRRIDLAVTKELPKFIDVLEIVLSEMKIQKIYLAEEIKTNNATQLKQIKALIDDDVEIEFIPHSEMKAYLSHPLNKGNIRTGEITPFSNIILESNVTF